The Humulus lupulus chromosome 4, drHumLupu1.1, whole genome shotgun sequence genome has a window encoding:
- the LOC133830014 gene encoding phosphatidylinositol N-acetylglucosaminyltransferase subunit C-like — protein sequence MDASISERPSQTPPKWRKVAYGGMQPGFDDNHTDDSFLEKMVMNANVVKRNLLKVMQDSVSISQYLCIVALVGLVWTYTLRSTLDENSLLFLNVSLLGLGFMVVMLTGGMLSLNLFSHYLLNISFFTTGLYILAPIFHTLTRSISSDSIWAVTVLLLLLHLFLHDYSGSTVRAPGALQNPTLTSCISLNSSVVASVFFASRLPSRLHVFAIMLFSLQVFLFAPLVTYCIKKYSFRLHLLLSFCLMTLTLGFVYTLHSLLFVMFLGLLVFVNVVCPYWLIRIQEYKFEINGPWDEAKLCFDITD from the coding sequence ATGGATGCTAGCATTAGTGAGAGACCATCTCAAACTCCACCAAAATGGAGAAAAGTTGCATATGGAGGGATGCAACCTGGGTTTGATGACAACCATACTGATGACTCTTTTCTTGAAAAAATGGTCATGAATGCCAATGTTGTGAAAAGGAACTTGCTAAAAGTGATGCAGGATTCAGTTTCCATCTCTCAGTATTTGTGCATTGTTGCACTTGTTGGCCTGGTTTGGACCTATACCCTTAGATCAACTCTTGATGAAAATTCACTCTTGTTTCTTAATGTTAGTCTTCTTGGATTGGGCTTCATGGTTGTTATGTTAACTGGAGGAATGCTTTCGCTCAATCTTTTCTCACATTATTTACTCAATATATCTTTTTTCACCACCGGCTTGTATATTCTAGCTCCCATCTTTCACACCCTTACTAGGTCAATCAGCTCAGACTCCATTTGGGCGGTAACCGTGTTACTTCTTCTGCTCCATCTATTTCTCCACGATTACTCAGGATCCACTGTAAGAGCTCCAGGGGCTCTTCAGAATCCTACCTTAACGAGCTGCATCTCTTTAAATTCTTCTGTTGTGGCCTCGGTTTTTTTTGCTTCTCGTCTCCCATCGAGGCTTCATGTGTTTGCTATTATGTTATTCTCCCTACAGGTCTTCCTTTTCGCTCCGTTGGTGACTTACTGCATTAAGAAATACTCCTTCCGCTTGCACCTCTTGCTTTCATTTTGCCTGATGACTCTAACACTGGGGTTTGTCTATACGCTGCACAGCTTGCTTTTTGTGATGTTCctgggtttactggtttttgtaaATGTAGTTTGCCCATATTGGCTAATACGAATTCAGGAATACAAGTTTGAGATCAATGGTCCTTGGGATGAGGCTAAACTTTGTTTTGATATAACAGATTGA